The Candidatus Effluviviaceae Genus I sp. genomic sequence CGCTTCGCCTCCTCGGCCAGCGCGTCCTCCCGCTCGAGGAACTTCCGCTCCTTCTTGTAGTCGGCCGTGCCGATGGTCGTGGTCCCCTTGAACAGCATGTGCTCGAGCAGGTGGGAGATCCCGTAGATCCCCGGCCGCTCGTCCACGCTGCCCACGCGGAACGCGATGGCCCCGAAGAAGACCGGCGCCTCGTGCCGCTCGACGACCAGGAACTTCATCCCGTTCGCGAGGGTGAACTCCTGGACCTTGTCCTCGAGGGTCTGCGCCCGCGCGATGGACGCGAACGAGAGCGCGACGGCCGCGCAGGCCAGCGCGGCGAGAGCCCGTCTCATGAACCGCTCCTTTCACGATCGCCGCCTCCCCGGCGGCGCCTGACTCGTCATCTGCTCGGCTTCACCGGAAGCCGTCACCGGCCTTCCAGGCCCAGGCGGATCGGCCCGATCTCCTTCTCGACAGCGTCGAGGACCTTCCGGCTCACGACGAGGTCCGCGATCGTCGCGATGTCCGGCGCCACGGTGCGGTCCTGGTCCAGCGTCGGGACCGCCTCGCGGATCGTCCGGTGCGCGACCCGCGTGCCGCGCCCCGGGGTCTCGCCGAGGAGGTCGAACGCCTGCGCGGCGCACATCATCTCGATGGCGACGACGTTCACGACGTTCTCGTTGATCTCGCGGAGCTTGCGCGCCGCGATCGGCCCCATCGAGACCGTGTCCTCCTGGTCGGCCGCCATCGAGAAGTTGTCCACGACGGCCGGATGGGCCAGGATCTTGTTCTCGGAGCAGAGCGCGGTCGCGGTGTAGTGCGCGAGCATGTAGCCAGAATTCAACCCTTCGCTCTTCACGAGGAAGGCGGGAAGCCCGCCGTTCAGGTGCGGGTTCACGAGCCTGTTGATGTGCCGCTCGGAGAGCGACCCGATCTCGCTCATCGCGATCGCGAGGTAGTCGAGCGCCATCGCGATCTGCTGGCCGTGGAAGTTGCCGCACGAGAGCTGCTCGCCTTCGTCCGGGAAGAAGAGCGGGTTGTCCGTGACCGAGTTCATCTCGATCTCGATCTGCCGCATGACGTAGCGCAGCGCGTCGATCGAGGGTGAATAGACCTGCGGGATGCAGCGGACGCTGTAGGCGTCCTGGACCTTCCCGGAGCCGCGCGCGATGAGCTCGCTGCCTTCGAGGAGCCGCCGCATATTCTCCGCGACGACGATCTGACCGACGAAGGGCCGCAACCGATGGACGCGCTCGTCGAATGGAGCCATCGGCGTGCGCAGCGCGTCGCTCGACATCGCGCTCGCGATGATGGCGTGTCGGATGATGCGGTCGGCGTCGTACGCGCAGAGCGCGCCGCACCCCGTGAAGAACTGCGAGCCGTTGATGAGCGCGAGACCCTCCTTGAACGAGAGCGTCACGGGAGAGAGTCCCGCCCGATCCATCGCCTCGCGCCCGCTCACGAGGCAGCCATCCGCGAACGCCTGCCCCTCGCCCATGAGCACGCAGCCGATCTGCGCGAGCGAGGTGAGGTCGCCGCTCGTGCCGACGGAGCCCTTCTCGTTCACCGCGGGGACGACGTTCCGGTTGAGCATCTCGATGAGCGTCTCGAGGAGGATGGGACGCACCGCCGAGTAGCCGCGGGCGAGGACGTTGGCGCGCAGGAGCATCGCGGCGCGCACCTGGTCCTCGGCGAAGAAGCGCCCGACGCCCGCCGAGTGACTTCGGATGATGCGCCGCTGGAGCTCCTCGGTCTGCTCCCCGGAGACCGCGACGCGGGCCAGCTCCCCGATACCGGTCGTGACGCCGTAGATGAGCTCGCCCCGCGCCATGAGGTCCTCGGCGACGGCGCGGCACCGGGCGACGGCCTCCCGCGCCTCGGGAGCGAGCGCGACCGGCGCGCGGTTCCTTGCGACCTCGTGCACCTGGTCGATGGTGAGGCTCGTGCCGTTCAGCGTGATCGTCGGCGTCATCCGAGGCTCCCGACCGCGCCCTCCACGGCGTCGAGGATCTCGCCCGAGCGAACGAGCGACTTCATCCGCGTGTGGTCGGGGTAGAGCGGCCGATCCTCGTCGAGGTAGGCCACGTGCTTCCGGATGACGCGGTGCGCGGCGTCGGTGCCCGGGCCGCGCGCGAAGTCGCGAAGGTCGAGCGCCTGGGCCGCGGCCATGAACTCGATGCCGAGGACGCCGCACGCGTTGTCGAGGATCTGGTGGTTCTTGATGGACGTGTTCATGCCCATCGAGACGAAGTCCTCCTGGTCGGCTGCGGCTGGAATGGACTGGATGCTCGCCGGCATCGAGAGGATCCGTTGCTCGACGATCAGGCTGTCGGCCGTGTACTGGGAGAGCATCATGCCGGACATCATGCCGGCGCCCTTCGTGAGGAACGGCGGCAGCCCGACCGAGAGGGCCGGGTTGGTGAGGCGGTTCATGCGCCGCTCGGAGAGCACGCAGACCATGGTGAGCGCAGCGCCCACCATGTCCATGGGAAGGCAGACCGGCGAGCCCTGGAAGTTCGCGCCCGTGAGCGTGAGCTTGAACTCCGGCAGGAAGATGGGGTTGTCGCCGACGCCGTTGAGCTCCGTCTCGACCTGGGCCGCCGCCCACGCGAGCGCGTCGTGCGCCGCGCCGATGACCTGCGGCGACGAGCGCATGGAGTACGCGTCCTGCACCTTCTTCTTGAGGCGCCCCTCGGCGACGTCCCCACCTGCGAGGATCTGCTTGATGGCCTTCGCCGTCCGTACGGCGCCGGGGAACCCGCGGACCTCCTGCAACCTGACGTCGTAGGGCTTCATGTTCGCCATGAGCGCCTCGAGGCTCATCGCACAGGCGATCTCGGCGTGCTTGAGGAGGCGGTTCATGTCGTAGCAGTGGATGGCGGCCATCGCGGTGAGCAGGTTCGACCCGTTGATCGCGGCGAGGCCATCGCGGGCCTGAAGCCCGGGGACCGGAATGCCCGCGCGCTTCATCGCCTCGCGGCCGGGCAGCATCTCACCCCGGTAGTACGCTTCCCCCTCGCCCATGAGCAGGAGCGCGATCTGGCTCATCGGGGCGAGGTCCCCGGAGGCCCCGACCGAGCCCTTCTGGCACACAACGGGCGTGACGCCTCGGTTGAGCATCTCAACGAGGGTCAGTGTGATCTCTGGGCGAGACCCCGACATCCCGTGGCTGTGAACGTTGATCCGGCCCACCATCGCGCCGCGGACGTACTCGATCGGCGCCGGGTCACCGATCCCGGCCGCGTGGTTGTAGATCAGGTATCGTTGGAACTGCTCGACCTGTTCGTCGGTGAGCACGACCTCGGAGAACTCGCCGATGCCGGTGTTGACCCCGTACATGATCTCGTGAGCGACGATCTTCTCCTCGAGCATCGCTCGACAGACCTTGATCCGCTCGACGGCGTCCTGGGCGACCTCCACCTTCTCGCCGCCGCGCGCGATGCGGACGAGCTTCTCGACGGTGAGTCCCTGCCCGTTCAGCGTGATCGCCACGCCAGCCTCCTGGTCTGGAAGGTGTGTGTGGGGCGACCCGTGGATCGGGCCGCACAGAGAGAGTACCAGAGGGTGAACGGGTGGTCAATCGGAGGTCGGTCCGTGCTATGCTCGACGCCGAGTCCGGGAGGCCGAGTGCGCGTCACGGTGCCCTACGGAGACAGCGTGCAGACCGCCGTGGTCGCCGACCAGAGGTTGGCGGGCGTGGTCGGGTCCGTCGCGGCGAAGCCCCGCGACGAGGAGGCCGTCCTGGCCGCGGCGCTGGCCTCGCCGGTCGGCGCCCCGCCGCTCGACGAGCTCTTGCGAGGGGCTTCCGGCGTCCTCGTCGTCGTCAACGACGCGACGCGCCCGACGCCGACGGCCCGCATGCTCCGCGTCCTCGCGCCCCTCCTCGGCGGGCGCCCCGTCACGGTCGCCGTCGCGACCGGCGCGCACCGCCCGCCGACGGAGGCGGAGCTCCGCGTCATCCTCGGCGACCTGCCCGCCGCGCCGATCGCCCGCGTGCACGTTCACGATGCGCGGGACGCCGCGGCCCACGCGAGGCTCGGCACCACGTCGCGCGGCACACCCGTCGAGATCGACCGCGTCGCCCTCGCCGCGGAGCGGATGGTCGTCCTGAGCTCCGTGGAGCCGCACTACTTCGCGGGATACACGGGCGGTCGCAAGTCCGTCCTCCCGGGCATGGCGTCCTTCACCGCGATCGAGGCGAACCACGCGCATGCGATGTCCGACGAAGCGCGGCCGCTCAGGCTCGCCGGGAACCCGGTGCACGAGGACATGGCCGAGGCCGCGGACCTGGCGCTCGGCGGGCGCGTGTTCGCCGTCAACGTCGTGCTCGGCACGGGAGGGCGCATGCACGCGGCCGCCGCCGGCGGGCTGCGCGAGTCGCTCGACGCCATCGTCCCCGAGGCCGAGAGCACCCACGCCCCGACCGTGCCGCGCCGCGAGGCCGTCGTGGTCGCCGCGATGGCGCCGCCGCTCGACACCGACCTGTACCAAGCGCAAAAGGCGCTCGAGCACGGGCAGCTCGCGCTCGAGGACGGCGGCACGCTCATCCTCGTCTCGCCGTGTCATTGCGGGATCGGCGAGGACGCGTGGGCGCGCGCGTTGGCGGCGGCGAGGACGCCGGAGGAGGCCGAGGCGGCGGTGGCAGGGCCGTACCGCTTCGGGAACCACAAGGTCGCGCGCATCGCGCGCGCCGTCCGGAGGTTCCGGATCGTCGCCGTCACCGGCATCGCGCCGCGTGGCATCGAATCGCTCTTCATGACGCCCGCCCCCGACCTCCAGACCGCGCTCGACGACGCTCTCGCGCGGCGCCCCGGCGGACGCGTCCTCGTCATCCCCGACGCGGCGCACACCGTCCCGCGGGTCGCCGCCCGCTGATCCCCCGCACAACGCCGCGGCGGGGCCGCACCGCGACCCCGCCGCATGACCAGCCCGAGCCTACCGCGGCCGATCCCCTATCTCACGAGAACGACCTTGCGCGCCTCGCGCCACTCGCCGACGGTCGCCCGGCAGAAGTACACGCCCGAGGCCACGGGCGCGCCCCGGTCGTCTCTCCCGTCCCACGCGATCTCGTGCACGCCGGCGCTCAGCGGCCCGGCGCGCAGCGCGCGCACGACGCGGCCCGCGACGTCCACGACGTCCACGGACGCGTCCGCAGCCTCGGGAAGCGTGAGCGCGAGCGCCACGCCGCCCGCGGCGGGATTCGGCCTCACAGGGCCGAGCGCGAGGACGGCGGCCGCGTCGTCGGGCACGCCGCTCCCGCCCAGCACGAACGCCGACAGGTGGACGACGAGATCGGCCAGGTTCGTGCCGCCCGATACGTCCGCATCGTCCCTCGTCTTCAGTGTGAGCACCGCCGTGTAGAGCGCGTTCTCGTCGGCGCCGTCCGCGTCGAACGCGACGGCGTACGACGCCGGCGACGCTCCCGCCTCCTTCGTCACGAACCCGCCGACGATGGAGAAGCGCCCGTCGCCGCCGACGAGCACGTGGTCGTACACCTCAAGAAGCGCCTGCAGCGGCCCGTGGCCGAGGTTGTGCACGTCGAGGGCGAGTTCGCCGAACTCACCGGCCTCGTGCGAACCGAAGTCGAGCGTGTCGACGAGCACGGTCTCCGACGCGTCCAGCGACGGCACCGCGTGCTCGACGACGCTCCCCGAGAGCGACACGTTCCAGGCCGGGTGGTCGAGGTCGTTCGAGTTCACGACGAGCGTCCCCGACCGGCTGCCGGCGCTGCCCGCGTCCATGGAGATCGTGTGGTCGTTGCTCGCGCCGCCCGCCGCCAGGAAGGTGCCTCCGGGCGCGCTGAACCCCGAGGGCGCCGTCAGGCTGTACGACAGCTCGTCGGCGTCGCCGACCGCGCCGTTCCCGACTGCGAGCGTCCGCTCCGCCGTCGTTCCCACGATCCAGGCGCCGAAGTCGAGCTCGCTCGCCGCGGCGACCTTCGCCGGCGCCTGGAAGCTCGCGACGACGGGGATGTGGTCGCTCGCGTAGTACAGCGCGTCCGCGACGGCCTGACTCACGACGTAGTTCGGCGGCGCGTTGATGGCCGCGTTCAGATGGTAGCCGTCGTTGCCGAACGCGAAGTACGAGCTCGGCACGTACGAGAGGCCGTCGCCGTCATCGAAGGCGTACGAGACCAGGATCTGGTCGAACCGGTCGTCGAGGCCGCCGCCGGACCCGCCCCCGAACGAGACGTCGCGCGGCGACTGCGTGTGCGTGTGGCGGAAAGTGTAATTGTCGTGCCAGGTGCCCTGCTTGTTGATGGGGTCCTTGCAGCGGCCGTCGTTGTCGGCCTCGGACCGGATGAGGCGCACATAGCCCTGGTCGACGTTCGAGTACACGTTCAGGTCCCCGAGGACCATGAAGTGGCTGCCCGACGGCAGGCCGTTCAGGTAGTCGCGGATGACGTCGGTCTGCGTCCGTCGCGTTGTCTCGTCCGAAGGCGTGTCGCCGGCCTTGAGGTGCGTCGAGAGGATCCGGAACTGCGCGGCCGAAGAGGCGTACCCGGACGGTCGGAAGGTGTACTCGATGGTGTAGCGGACGGGCGTGAAGATCGGCACCGCCGAGATCGAGTCCACGACGCCGACCTTGAAGAAGCACGCGTTGTCCGTGTCGGGGCCGTTGTAGAAGAGCATGGCCTGGTACTTCCCCGGCACGGCGTAGTTGAGCACGTTGTTCAGGAAGTCGTTGACGCCGGACTGGCTCTTGATCTCCTGGACGGCGATGATGTCGGCGTCGAGCGAGTCCATCACCGTGCGGAAGGACGCCTGCCGTTCACCCGGGTCGTAGTCGAGGAGGTTGTAGCTCACGACGCGGAACCCCCAGGCGGGCTGCGCCGCGGCCAGGAGGACGACGACCCAGGCGGCCGCGGGCGCCACAATCGCGGGACCGCATCTTCGCGCGGACATGCAAGGGGCTCCTTCGGCGGCTCCTTCCAGGGGCGGCCGGCCGCCGTGCTCGGGCACACCGCTCCATCGATCGAT encodes the following:
- the hutH gene encoding histidine ammonia-lyase; protein product: MTPTITLNGTSLTIDQVHEVARNRAPVALAPEAREAVARCRAVAEDLMARGELIYGVTTGIGELARVAVSGEQTEELQRRIIRSHSAGVGRFFAEDQVRAAMLLRANVLARGYSAVRPILLETLIEMLNRNVVPAVNEKGSVGTSGDLTSLAQIGCVLMGEGQAFADGCLVSGREAMDRAGLSPVTLSFKEGLALINGSQFFTGCGALCAYDADRIIRHAIIASAMSSDALRTPMAPFDERVHRLRPFVGQIVVAENMRRLLEGSELIARGSGKVQDAYSVRCIPQVYSPSIDALRYVMRQIEIEMNSVTDNPLFFPDEGEQLSCGNFHGQQIAMALDYLAIAMSEIGSLSERHINRLVNPHLNGGLPAFLVKSEGLNSGYMLAHYTATALCSENKILAHPAVVDNFSMAADQEDTVSMGPIAARKLREINENVVNVVAIEMMCAAQAFDLLGETPGRGTRVAHRTIREAVPTLDQDRTVAPDIATIADLVVSRKVLDAVEKEIGPIRLGLEGR
- the larA gene encoding nickel-dependent lactate racemase — encoded protein: MRVTVPYGDSVQTAVVADQRLAGVVGSVAAKPRDEEAVLAAALASPVGAPPLDELLRGASGVLVVVNDATRPTPTARMLRVLAPLLGGRPVTVAVATGAHRPPTEAELRVILGDLPAAPIARVHVHDARDAAAHARLGTTSRGTPVEIDRVALAAERMVVLSSVEPHYFAGYTGGRKSVLPGMASFTAIEANHAHAMSDEARPLRLAGNPVHEDMAEAADLALGGRVFAVNVVLGTGGRMHAAAAGGLRESLDAIVPEAESTHAPTVPRREAVVVAAMAPPLDTDLYQAQKALEHGQLALEDGGTLILVSPCHCGIGEDAWARALAAARTPEEAEAAVAGPYRFGNHKVARIARAVRRFRIVAVTGIAPRGIESLFMTPAPDLQTALDDALARRPGGRVLVIPDAAHTVPRVAAR
- a CDS encoding aromatic amino acid lyase; this encodes MAITLNGQGLTVEKLVRIARGGEKVEVAQDAVERIKVCRAMLEEKIVAHEIMYGVNTGIGEFSEVVLTDEQVEQFQRYLIYNHAAGIGDPAPIEYVRGAMVGRINVHSHGMSGSRPEITLTLVEMLNRGVTPVVCQKGSVGASGDLAPMSQIALLLMGEGEAYYRGEMLPGREAMKRAGIPVPGLQARDGLAAINGSNLLTAMAAIHCYDMNRLLKHAEIACAMSLEALMANMKPYDVRLQEVRGFPGAVRTAKAIKQILAGGDVAEGRLKKKVQDAYSMRSSPQVIGAAHDALAWAAAQVETELNGVGDNPIFLPEFKLTLTGANFQGSPVCLPMDMVGAALTMVCVLSERRMNRLTNPALSVGLPPFLTKGAGMMSGMMLSQYTADSLIVEQRILSMPASIQSIPAAADQEDFVSMGMNTSIKNHQILDNACGVLGIEFMAAAQALDLRDFARGPGTDAAHRVIRKHVAYLDEDRPLYPDHTRMKSLVRSGEILDAVEGAVGSLG
- a CDS encoding choice-of-anchor D domain-containing protein, which encodes MSARRCGPAIVAPAAAWVVVLLAAAQPAWGFRVVSYNLLDYDPGERQASFRTVMDSLDADIIAVQEIKSQSGVNDFLNNVLNYAVPGKYQAMLFYNGPDTDNACFFKVGVVDSISAVPIFTPVRYTIEYTFRPSGYASSAAQFRILSTHLKAGDTPSDETTRRTQTDVIRDYLNGLPSGSHFMVLGDLNVYSNVDQGYVRLIRSEADNDGRCKDPINKQGTWHDNYTFRHTHTQSPRDVSFGGGSGGGLDDRFDQILVSYAFDDGDGLSYVPSSYFAFGNDGYHLNAAINAPPNYVVSQAVADALYYASDHIPVVASFQAPAKVAAASELDFGAWIVGTTAERTLAVGNGAVGDADELSYSLTAPSGFSAPGGTFLAAGGASNDHTISMDAGSAGSRSGTLVVNSNDLDHPAWNVSLSGSVVEHAVPSLDASETVLVDTLDFGSHEAGEFGELALDVHNLGHGPLQALLEVYDHVLVGGDGRFSIVGGFVTKEAGASPASYAVAFDADGADENALYTAVLTLKTRDDADVSGGTNLADLVVHLSAFVLGGSGVPDDAAAVLALGPVRPNPAAGGVALALTLPEAADASVDVVDVAGRVVRALRAGPLSAGVHEIAWDGRDDRGAPVASGVYFCRATVGEWREARKVVLVR